Proteins encoded together in one Telopea speciosissima isolate NSW1024214 ecotype Mountain lineage chromosome 4, Tspe_v1, whole genome shotgun sequence window:
- the LOC122658979 gene encoding myb-related protein 308-like: MGRSPCCEKAHTNKGAWTKEEDQRLINYNRAHGEGCWRSLPRAAGLLRCGKSCRLRWINYLRPDLKRGNFTEEEDELIIKLHSLLGNKWSLIAGRVPGRTDNEIKNYWNTHIRVEMTAATYTICGKIPVKSSGFFLQMAYSAQPGGIKAQIKREIRKIKHSKFPEFTEKDSSDITRKKPNN; this comes from the exons atGGGTCGTTCTCCTTGCTGTGAGAAAGCCCACACCAACAAAGGTGCATGgaccaaagaagaagatcagCGCCTCATCAACTACAACAGAGCCCATGGCGAGGGCTGCTGGAGATCTCTCCCTAGAGCCGCAG GTTTGCTGCGTTGTGGAAAGAGTTGCAGATTAAGATGGATAAATTACCTGAGGCCTGATCTCAAAAGAGGCAATTttactgaagaagaagacgagctCATCATCAAACTCCATAGTTTACTTGGAAACAA aTGGTCTCTAATTGCTGGTAGAGTACCCGGAAGAACGGACAATGAAATCAAGAACTATTGGAATACCCACATCAGG GTGGAGATGACTGCTGCAACCTACACAATATGTGGCAAAATTCCAGTGAAGAGCTCTGGATTTTTCTTGCAAATGGCTTACTCTGCACAACCTGGAGGCATCAAAGCTCAAATTAAGAGAGAGATTCGAAAAATCAAACATAGCAAATTCCCTGAATTTACAGAAAAGGATTCTTCAGACATCACCAGAAAGAAACCCAATAATTAA